The stretch of DNA ACGTCGGCGGTGACCTCTGCTTGTACAGTTAAGTCACCTCGCGCTGCGCCTTCTACGTCATCAAGTAATCTGATTACCTGACGTTGTAAATCTTCTTTGGCTTGCTCTTGCTCGGCAGCTTTGCGCTGGGCTTCGGTAGTATTTGACACAATCGACTGAATCATTTGGTTAAAACTAGATGCGAGTCTACCAAACTCATCTTCGCTATAAACGGTCGCACGAGGACTCATATCACCACGAATTACGGCTTCAAACTGAGCTTGTAAGTTTGAAGTCGATTGATCAATTAGCCTAGATGAGCGTTTGCCTAATCCCCATGCGATCGCGCCACTTGCCAAAGCTGCGGCTCCACCCATCATCCAGCCAGTATTTCGGACTTGTTCCCTTGTTGTCTTATCTGAGATTGAGCCAGTGGCAAAGTTAGTAACCACACCTGCTGCAACCATTGCGACCACCCCTGCGGCGATCGCAGTGATCACGTTTTTTGTCTTGAGCGGCATATTATCAAAAGGAGAGAATAATCCGCCCTGTTCAGAGGCCTCGGTCACAATATCGACACCTGCTCTCTTTGACCCTACTGATGAGTTAATTGTCCCTAAACCAAATAACTCTGCCTCATTTTCCGATTGGTTAAATCGTGCTGTGGGAATTTCTTGATTGGCTAATGATGTCGTATTTGAGCGCCCAGAAGTTGTAAAGTCTTGATTACTAAAATCTGACATAGATCGATCTGAGACCATCTGTGTCGCTTCTGAATCGCCAAATGAATTAGAAAAAGATGATTCGCTAATGTCATCAAAATCATCAAACTCATCCATAAAGACAACATCTGTATCTGCATTCATGTTGCCTGAAGCACTGTTAGATTTGTAACTAGAGTTATAGCTTGATTCGCCAACAAGCTCAGTTTTCGCACCATAGCTGTACTGACTAGAGCCATTCATCGAAGCGTCAGAACTAAAATCTTCAAAATCAAAATCGTCAATGCGACTTGAGCCAGTACTTTGACCACCACTATCGTCAGTAGACCAAGATCCCTGCGTATTATAATTCGATTGGTTATAGCTATTATCTTCGTAGGCGTATTGCTTATTACTAAACTCATCTACTTCGCTGCCAATAGTCCCTAGACTGTAGCTATCATTAATATCTAGCCTTTCTTTAGCTGCCGCAATACCGCTATGAGCATATTCTAGAATAGAGTTGTCGTCAGTCAAATGTAAAACAGTTTCATATTCACCAATTGAATCTTGATAGCGCTCTAAGGCGAGATTTATGTGGGCATGAAGAAGACGATACATCGGGTCGCTAGGACAGACTTTAACTAGCTCCTGAGTCAATTTGCCAGCTTGGCTATAGTCTCCTTGCATGTAGGCTAAGGAAGCCTTTTCATATTCTTTTTGGTATTGTGTACTTGATGCCATTTGCTTTCTCCTAAAATCCCTAAAATCTCTGCCATTTGCGCGAAATCATCTCGAAGCTGCTATATCTAGGATGCCCACCTTGCTGATCGTAAAATATTGACTTGATCTAGAAGCTTTAGGGGATCGCTATATTCCATTATCCACTCACCTTTAATAAACGGAGCCATACTGTCAGAGCTATTTCTTGAAACATTTAATTGTGAAGAATCAAGCCAAGCCATTACGCCAATTTGCTCTACCGCTAAACCTAACATCATGCCCTGATCCTCAATCGCAATGATCGAAATTTCGGCGCGATCTGTATTGACGGGAGGGGTCTCTCCCAAAAACTGACCGAGATCTCCTACCCAAACTACTCTACCCCGAATATTTACGGTACCCAGTAGTAACGGGGATACATTGGGCATTGGGTTGATCCGATCTGGAGAGTATTCCAAAACTTGACTGACTCCAATTGCTGGTAAAGCAAACTCAATTCCAGAAGCCACAAAAAATCTTAAGTGCAGCTCACCTTCTGGGGCTTCGATACCTTGATCAAAGTCCGTTGCCTGATCTTGTCCGATACCAGGGAAGAATTCTTGGTTTCCTACCATAATTTGAGGATCTCTACCTTGCAAAATAGCAAATTTTTAATGTCTTCAAGTTTTAGAATACAAATATTGAGAATACTGAGAAAGTATTAAAGTATTGATGTTAACCAACAGCCATTAAATAATCAAGAATTGTCTACACTTTTATCATTCTTTGTAAAACCTTTAAGCTTTTCTCAGTAACTGTTTAACAGTGCCAACTAGTTCTTGAGGCTGAAATGGCTTAGCTATATAGGCATCAGCACCCTGCTTCATCCCCCAATAGCGATCAAATTCTTCACCTTTAGATGAACACATTACGACAGGAACGCGCTCAGTTTTGGGATCTGTTTTAATTCGACGGCATAACTCATAGCCGTTCATGCGGGGCATGACAATGTCCATAACTACAATGTCTGGACAATTGCCTTGCATTTGCTCTAGTGCTTCCACGCCATCACCTGCTGTCTTAACGGTTAAACCACTACCCTTCAGTAAGTCCTCAATCATTTCTCGTTGTGTCACGCTGTCTTCAACCACCAGAACTGTACTCATACATGAATTCCCCGATAGGACTCTTCCACTAGCAAATCACCAAACAGGTATATTAAGGTTAATATGATTGGCATTTTGGCTTTACCTATCTTAAATTCTAAGTTAGCGCTTAATTATTTATTAAACTGTTCATATTTTAGTCTTCTCCAGTAAAGAGATTAATTGTCGAGCCTAAAGTCAAGACACAAAATAGCATGTATAGGGCTTTGCTCTCGCACTAAAATCAAAATAATTTTTTAAATCTTCTAAGATAATACCAATTTTCAAAAGTGCACCTGTACTTTTGAAAATTAAAAATCAAACCCAGTATGGTTTTTGGATTCTCAAAATGGCGTAGTCATTTTGAGAATTGGTATAAGTACCTTGGCATAATTAACAAAACAGAGACAAAATCTGTACCGTCCGCTAAGCAGACGGTACAGATTTTGGGGTTTTATATTTAATTGCGGTGCGGTACTTAAATGAATTAGGGATTATTCAATGCACTCTCTGGGAGCCAAAACAATAAAATCCTCAAACTGTGAGACTTTTGCTTTTATATTTGTAGATTAAAAGCCTAAATCGAAACGATGACGCTAAATGAGGCTCATTATCTAAGTGACCCGATCAAGCGTGCGGTATTGGACTGCTTCAGCAATATGAACTACTTGAATATTTTCGGCATTGGCTAGATCTGCGATCGTTCGGGATACCTTGAGAATTCGATCAGTTGCACGAGCCGATAAACCTAAACGTTTAATTGCAGCTTCTAATAAGTCACGGGAAGGGTTATCTAGTGCACACCATTGGCGCAAATGTCTGGATTGCATTTGCGCATTGCAATTAACTCTAGGTTCCTGTTGAAATCTATTTTGTTGAATTTTGCGGGATTCTTGTACTCTTTCTTTAACGGCGCTAGAGTTTTCCCCCTCGGCAGATCGAGTCATCTCCTCGGGCTTTAATCTTGCCACCGTTACCTGTAAGTCGATCCGATCCATTAACGGGCCCGATAATTTTGCCCAATATTGTTCACGTTGACGTGGCGTACAAGTGCAAGGCTGCACAGAATCACCATAATATCCACATTGGCAAGGGTTTGTACTTGCGACAAGTGTAAACTGGGCTGGGAAGGTTACGGATTGGCGAGTGCGGGAAATGCTTACAAACCCATCTTCTAATGGTTGTCTCAAAAATTCCAATACGTCCCTCTTAAACTCTGTCAGCTCGTCCAAAAAAAGGATGCCATTTGTGGCTAGGGTGATCTCACCAGGACGAGGGAAACTACCGCCACCAACCAAAGAGGGGCCAGAAGCAGAGTGATGGGGACTACGAAATGGGCGATCGCTTATCATTCCTTTACCCTTTAGCAAGCCAGCCACAGAATGAATTCTGGTCACTTCTAGAGCTTCATCAAAGTTCATATTGGGCAAAATGCTGGGTAAGCGTCTTGCTAATAGAGTTTTGCCAGAGCCAGGGGGACCAACAAAAATCAGATTATGCCCACCTGCGGCGGCGATTTCCAGAGCGCGACGGGCATGTTGTTGACCCTTAACATCCTTAAGATCTAGTTTGAATTCACTTTCATGCCATTTCAGGTCAGGATTGGCAACTACTGGCTGATATTTGTCAGGATTTGCCAAGAAATCTCCCACCTCGGTAATACTTTCTAAGCCATATACAGCTAAGCCTTTAACTAAGGCTGCTTCTTGAGCGTTTTCCTTAGGTACAATAATCCCAATTATTCCTAACCGTTGGGCAGCAGCCGCGATCGGTAATACGCCAGAA from Pseudanabaena sp. BC1403 encodes:
- a CDS encoding HAMP domain-containing methyl-accepting chemotaxis protein, giving the protein MASSTQYQKEYEKASLAYMQGDYSQAGKLTQELVKVCPSDPMYRLLHAHINLALERYQDSIGEYETVLHLTDDNSILEYAHSGIAAAKERLDINDSYSLGTIGSEVDEFSNKQYAYEDNSYNQSNYNTQGSWSTDDSGGQSTGSSRIDDFDFEDFSSDASMNGSSQYSYGAKTELVGESSYNSSYKSNSASGNMNADTDVVFMDEFDDFDDISESSFSNSFGDSEATQMVSDRSMSDFSNQDFTTSGRSNTTSLANQEIPTARFNQSENEAELFGLGTINSSVGSKRAGVDIVTEASEQGGLFSPFDNMPLKTKNVITAIAAGVVAMVAAGVVTNFATGSISDKTTREQVRNTGWMMGGAAALASGAIAWGLGKRSSRLIDQSTSNLQAQFEAVIRGDMSPRATVYSEDEFGRLASSFNQMIQSIVSNTTEAQRKAAEQEQAKEDLQRQVIRLLDDVEGAARGDLTVQAEVTADVLGAVADSFNLTIQNLREIVNQVKIAARQVNESSRENEAFARSLSSDALRQAEELSVTLNSVQMMTESIQRVAESAREADQVAKLASETAIKGGDAVERTVAGILDIRETVAETTRKVKRLGESSQEISKIVGLISAIASRTNLLALNASIEAARAGDAGRGFAIVADEVRQLADRAAKSSKEIEQIVLQIQSETSGVQQAMEIGTQQVIDGTRRAEQARQSLTDIIQVSHRIETLVLSITEDTVKQTETSRTVSQVMQSVELSAQETSQESQRVSASLQNLVGVARSLQDSVERFRVDAGDKTTGVR
- a CDS encoding YifB family Mg chelatase-like AAA ATPase, which gives rise to MLARVWSAAILGIDAIQVGVEVDVSGGLPGITLVGLPDTAVQESRERVKAAIKNAGYAFPMRKIVINLTPADLRKEGPIFDLPISIGILAASEQVDPQLLGDHLFLGEVSLDGSLRPVSGVLPIAAAAQRLGIIGIIVPKENAQEAALVKGLAVYGLESITEVGDFLANPDKYQPVVANPDLKWHESEFKLDLKDVKGQQHARRALEIAAAGGHNLIFVGPPGSGKTLLARRLPSILPNMNFDEALEVTRIHSVAGLLKGKGMISDRPFRSPHHSASGPSLVGGGSFPRPGEITLATNGILFLDELTEFKRDVLEFLRQPLEDGFVSISRTRQSVTFPAQFTLVASTNPCQCGYYGDSVQPCTCTPRQREQYWAKLSGPLMDRIDLQVTVARLKPEEMTRSAEGENSSAVKERVQESRKIQQNRFQQEPRVNCNAQMQSRHLRQWCALDNPSRDLLEAAIKRLGLSARATDRILKVSRTIADLANAENIQVVHIAEAVQYRTLDRVT
- a CDS encoding response regulator transcription factor, translating into MSTVLVVEDSVTQREMIEDLLKGSGLTVKTAGDGVEALEQMQGNCPDIVVMDIVMPRMNGYELCRRIKTDPKTERVPVVMCSSKGEEFDRYWGMKQGADAYIAKPFQPQELVGTVKQLLRKA
- a CDS encoding chemotaxis protein CheW, yielding MVGNQEFFPGIGQDQATDFDQGIEAPEGELHLRFFVASGIEFALPAIGVSQVLEYSPDRINPMPNVSPLLLGTVNIRGRVVWVGDLGQFLGETPPVNTDRAEISIIAIEDQGMMLGLAVEQIGVMAWLDSSQLNVSRNSSDSMAPFIKGEWIMEYSDPLKLLDQVNILRSARWAS